Proteins co-encoded in one Streptomyces sp. SLBN-31 genomic window:
- a CDS encoding RDD family protein, giving the protein MSELVTGEAVALELRPARLPSRALAVLLDLVVAVAAYVVVTIALVAATASLDEAAQFAVSIATFVLLLVGAPIAVETLSHGRSLGKLACGLRVVRDDGGPIRFRHALVRGAIGVVEILMTFGVIACIASLVSSRGRRLGDVFAGTLVVRERVPAARTGFLPPPPPWLAGRFSELDLSAVPDGLWLAVRQYLTRMYQLDPQVGWAMAERLASDVAARTGTPVPQGVPPTAYLAAVLQERQTREVRRTFGNGAVAGHAPTAPYETRPAAPAYESRPAAPADSPRAMPADAPPAERPASGATGKARPTGFVPPA; this is encoded by the coding sequence GTGAGTGAGCTGGTGACGGGCGAGGCGGTGGCGCTTGAGTTGCGCCCCGCGAGGCTGCCCAGCAGGGCGCTCGCGGTGTTGCTGGATCTGGTGGTGGCCGTGGCCGCCTACGTCGTCGTGACCATCGCGCTGGTCGCCGCAACGGCTTCTCTGGACGAAGCGGCGCAGTTCGCGGTGTCGATCGCGACCTTCGTCCTGTTGCTGGTGGGAGCGCCGATCGCGGTCGAGACCCTCAGTCATGGGCGGTCCCTCGGGAAGCTGGCGTGCGGGCTGCGGGTGGTGCGCGACGACGGCGGGCCGATCCGGTTTCGGCATGCGCTGGTCCGTGGAGCGATCGGCGTGGTGGAGATCCTGATGACCTTCGGTGTCATCGCCTGTATCGCGTCGCTCGTGTCGTCGCGCGGGCGGCGGCTCGGGGACGTCTTCGCCGGGACTCTGGTCGTACGGGAACGGGTACCTGCCGCGCGGACCGGGTTTCTGCCTCCTCCGCCGCCGTGGCTGGCCGGACGGTTCTCGGAGCTCGATCTGTCCGCGGTTCCCGACGGGCTGTGGCTGGCGGTGCGTCAGTACCTGACCCGGATGTATCAGCTCGACCCGCAGGTGGGCTGGGCCATGGCGGAACGGCTCGCGTCCGATGTGGCCGCTCGTACGGGTACTCCTGTTCCGCAGGGGGTGCCGCCGACGGCCTATCTCGCCGCCGTGCTGCAGGAGCGGCAGACCCGCGAGGTGCGGCGGACCTTCGGCAACGGTGCGGTGGCGGGCCATGCTCCGACGGCGCCGTACGAGACCCGGCCCGCCGCGCCGGCGTACGAGTCCCGGCCCGCCGCGCCGGCGGACTCGCCGCGCGCCATGCCGGCGGACGCGCCGCCTGCGGAGCGTCCCGCGTCGGGGGCCACTGGGAAGGCCCGGCCGACAGGGTTCGTGCCGCCGGCCTAG
- a CDS encoding stage II sporulation protein M — protein MDLDVFVTTHRAEWDRLDALLGRQRRLTGAEADELVSLYQRTATHLSLIQSSAPDPQLTGRLSQLVARARSAVTGTRRASWRDVTRFLTHGFPSAVYRSRRWWVPTALLSTLVSVLLGWWIGTHPDVQATIAAPNELRELTRPGGQYETYYSSHPAASFAAQVWTNNAWAAALCLILGVFLGLPVLWLLFQNMLNLGVGFGLMSSAGRLDTFLGLVLPHGLLELTAVFVAAGTGLRLGWTVVDPGPRSRRTALAEEGRAAIGMAIGLALVLFVSGAIEGFVTPSGLPTWGRIGIGVVAELTFLAYVFVLGGRAARVGETGDVEAAERSATVPTAA, from the coding sequence ATGGATCTCGACGTCTTCGTCACGACCCACCGGGCCGAATGGGACCGCCTCGACGCGCTCCTGGGACGTCAACGCCGTCTCACCGGCGCCGAGGCCGATGAACTCGTCTCGCTCTACCAGCGCACGGCGACCCATCTCTCCCTGATCCAGTCCAGCGCCCCCGACCCCCAGCTCACCGGACGACTGAGCCAACTCGTGGCACGCGCGCGTAGCGCGGTGACGGGAACCCGGCGCGCCTCCTGGAGAGACGTCACACGCTTCCTCACCCACGGTTTCCCGTCGGCCGTCTACAGGTCGCGCCGCTGGTGGGTGCCCACCGCTCTCCTGTCGACCCTTGTCTCCGTCCTCCTGGGCTGGTGGATCGGCACCCACCCCGACGTCCAGGCCACCATCGCGGCCCCCAACGAGCTGCGGGAGCTCACGCGCCCCGGGGGCCAGTACGAGACGTACTACTCCAGCCACCCCGCGGCGTCCTTCGCCGCCCAGGTGTGGACGAACAACGCCTGGGCCGCCGCCCTGTGCCTCATCCTCGGTGTCTTCCTCGGCCTGCCGGTGCTCTGGCTCCTCTTCCAGAACATGCTCAACCTCGGCGTCGGCTTCGGCCTGATGTCGTCCGCCGGCCGCCTCGACACCTTCCTCGGCCTCGTCCTGCCCCACGGCCTGCTCGAACTGACCGCGGTCTTCGTGGCCGCCGGAACCGGTCTCCGCCTCGGTTGGACCGTCGTCGACCCGGGGCCGCGTTCCCGCCGCACGGCCCTGGCCGAGGAAGGCCGTGCCGCCATCGGCATGGCGATCGGCCTCGCCCTGGTCCTCTTCGTCTCGGGTGCCATCGAAGGCTTCGTCACCCCTTCCGGCCTGCCCACCTGGGGACGTATCGGCATCGGCGTCGTCGCCGAGCTGACCTTCCTCGCTTACGTCTTCGTCCTGGGCGGCCGAGCGGCCCGCGTCGGCGAGACGGGCGACGTCGAAGCGGCCGAGCGCAGCGCCACGGTGCCGACGGCGGCCTGA